The Salvelinus namaycush isolate Seneca chromosome 1, SaNama_1.0, whole genome shotgun sequence genome has a window encoding:
- the LOC120056513 gene encoding retinoblastoma-like protein 2, whose protein sequence is MAKIPPTPSHLTSSLVNGIHGNDLNPPITHHERYSSPPAGSKMAACPTTPVSPSQSSSVIVTGQTVVTMASDTVTTNNGQSVTIPVRGIANDRGGITFTLSVVGQPIPPQQVSSTSTQQPQNPVTHRPQSKGSISLFLRKVYHLVSMRLRDICVKLDICEALRLKIWTCVEHSLVHCTDLMLDRHLDQILMCAIYVMAKVTNVDMPFKLIMQCYKTQPQASNCLM, encoded by the exons ATGGCCAAGATCCCTCCCACCCCTTCACACTTGACCTCAAGCCTTGTGAATGGGATCCATGGAAATGACCTGAACCCTCCGATTACCCACCATGAACGCTACAGCTCACCCCCTGCTGGCTCAAAGATGGCCGCTTGCCCTACCACACCAGTCAGCCCATCCCAGTCCTCCTCTGTCATTGTTACTGGACAGACTGTAGTCACCATGGCATcagacactgtcaccaccaaCAATGGCCAGTCAGTCACCATACCGGTTCGAG GCATTGCCAATGACCGGGGAGGCATCACATTTACCCTCAGTGTTGTGGGTCAGCCCATTCCTCCACAGCAAGTCTCCAGCACCTCTACCCAGCAGCCCCAGaacccagtcacacacagaccTCAGAGTAAGGGCTCCATCTCACTGTTCCTCCGCAAG GTCTACCACCTGGTGAGCATGCGTCTGAGGGACATCTGTGTTAAACTGGACATCTGTGAGGCGCTGCGGCTGAAGATCTGGACCTGCGTTGAACACTCCTTGGTCCACTGCACTGACCTCATGCTAGACCGACACCTGGACCAAATACTCATGTGTGCCATCTATGTCATGGCCAAG GTAACCAATGTTGACATGCCCTTCAAGCTCATCATGCAGTGCTACAAGACTCAGCCTCAAGCAAGCAACTGT TTGATGTAG